Below is a window of Edaphobacter dinghuensis DNA.
ATGCCTTGCGATCGAGATCGATGCCGACCAGCGGAGCTATGTGCACCACCGGTTTCGCTTCTGCAAAGTCGTGCTCCATCTGCGGTGTCTGGAACTGCTTCAAAGCGGCTTGCTTGGCGGCATAAGCCTGGAGAGCATTTTTGTATGCTGTGTCGGTCGCAGTCCAAAGAGCGTAGCGCAACGCCTCGGGATTGTTGTCGCTGGGCGCAAGCGCGATGGCGCCGTCTCCCCTGCTGGTGCTGCTGTCGGCAGCATAATCGCCAACCCGAACGGTGACACGCACCACGCGCTGATGATTCGACTCCTCGCGGGTGAGTGCGCCGTAGTTGGCAACGGCCTCGTAGCTGTTCAGATCGTCGAGCTGATACTCGATGAAGTAAGGGCGCTGCATTCCGGGCAATACAAGATTCGCCTTTTCACGGGCAAGTTCTGTCTGCATGGCCTTCAGCATGGGATCGTTGCTCTGCTGCGCGAAGCTGGGCATTGCAGAGGCAACGCAGACACAGGATGCGACGGTAAGCAGCGAGGAGTTGCGGAGGCGGCGAGAGAAGAAGGATCGGTTGTTCATTGGCCAGCCTTTCCGGTAGCGTTCGTCGCGTCATCGGCGTTGGGAGGGGGAAGGATAGGCGGCCTGGCCGTACCCTGTGCCTGCTTCTGCGTCTCGATCTCGCTGACCAGCATCGCCGGCGCGACCGCGCTGACCGGGATGCTGCCGGATTCGGCACCGCAAATTCCGTTGAAGACCTCGGGCTTATCGTCGGTTGCGACGATTCGGGCCAGAGCCGCCTGCGGCGTGCCTACGATGCTCACGCCGCGCACCAGTTCATCGGGACGCCCGTCCACATACACGCGATAGACGACCAAGGGGATGACCTGAAAGGCCTGCGGCGAGCGGCGCGTTGTTACAGCGAATCCGGAGGAGATGTCTTCGAAGTAAAGACCGTAGGCTTTGCCCTGCTTCTTCGCTTCGGCGATCAGCATCTGCCGCAGCTCGGCATCGCTGACCGTCTTCGACGAGCTGACAATCAGATTTCCCTGACGGCCGGTGGGCATGTGGCCAACCTCGGCGCGTCCGTGCGCGTTACTGTGAGCAAAGCCGGCGACCGGCTGACGGGACATCAGAAAGGTCTTCAGAATGCCGTTTTGGATCAGGTCGACACGCCTGGCCTGCTGGCCTTCGTCGTCATAGTCGTAGTGCCCGCTTAGCCACGTTCCGTCAAATTTTTCGAGCGTGGGATCGTCGGAGACACTCATAAAGGATGGAAGAATCTGCTTGCCCATCAGTTTGGTAAACGTCTGGCCCTCGTCGTCGCCGCGCTGCCGCTGGCCTTCGAGGCGATGGCCGAGAACCTCGTGAAAGAAGACCGCCGCTGCTCGTCCGCTTAGAATCGCGGGGCCGTTGTACGGATCGGTCACCGGAGCTACGCGCAATGCTTCGAGATTCTTGCCCATCTCGGTGATCTTTGCGGCAAGCACCTTCTGGTCGGGCAGATGCCCGGTCTCATCGGCCTCGAACGTCTCGGCGCGGAACATGTCCATGCCGTCGGCGGCCCGTGTTCGGCCCAGAATGACCAGGCGGGCAACGTGGTTCGGCGTGGCAGTCTTCGCGCCCTCCGACGAGACGAAGTAGTCGGTCTCGGAGCTGGCCTCGAGCGCCACGGTGTTATAGAAGACATCGGGATATTGCTTGAACAGACCGGAG
It encodes the following:
- a CDS encoding metallopeptidase TldD-related protein, with translation MTRQRVVVAGVGLAVLGLAGVALPGRVVRAAEAHPQAGQTSSILVDAMESELHRAMNSLGSASPTAQQPKPYFLSYSIADGEQVSIAAQFGAITNSNQSRRRFADVQVRIGSPAEDNTHGDHRNSALTTIPMPLTDDNNAIARSLWFATNRGYGKALDGYLKVKTDQEVRAKEEDASPDFSTEDPKVALLPPAPALKVDTAQWEQRLRDLSGLFKQYPDVFYNTVALEASSETDYFVSSEGAKTATPNHVARLVILGRTRAADGMDMFRAETFEADETGHLPDQKVLAAKITEMGKNLEALRVAPVTDPYNGPAILSGRAAAVFFHEVLGHRLEGQRQRGDDEGQTFTKLMGKQILPSFMSVSDDPTLEKFDGTWLSGHYDYDDEGQQARRVDLIQNGILKTFLMSRQPVAGFAHSNAHGRAEVGHMPTGRQGNLIVSSSKTVSDAELRQMLIAEAKKQGKAYGLYFEDISSGFAVTTRRSPQAFQVIPLVVYRVYVDGRPDELVRGVSIVGTPQAALARIVATDDKPEVFNGICGAESGSIPVSAVAPAMLVSEIETQKQAQGTARPPILPPPNADDATNATGKAGQ